The Candidatus Zixiibacteriota bacterium genomic interval AGATTATTTTCCCACAGGACTCACATCTATAAAAAGGACTGGTTTCAAATGGGCTGCGACCGCATTCTGAGCATAATACGTTTTGTTTATCCATAACACCTCCTTTTTTTAATACAATCATCGGAATTATCGGCTTTTCCATTTTGTAATTTAATAAATAGCTTGTTATACATTATAGGCCTTACATAATTTGTTGTTATTTGGCTAACATATCACAAATTTTTGTGTTTCACTGTTTCATATTTTGTTGACAGGAAGAAGTAGTCAGTAGGGCAGGAGTCACCGACTCCTGCCTCTTTGAGCCACTCCTGAATATGACTGGTGTATGTCCTTGAGTACCTGTATTGTTATCAGATGAAAGGCGTATGCAATACGCCCCTACGCGAAAATATTTCAGTGGTTGGTGTACGTCCCCGTGCACTAACTTCCGGTGGTTGGTGTACGTCCTCGTGCGCCAACATTAGTTAACCGTAGGTCGGGTTCCGACCGGAGTGAGAAACCCGACAACTCTACCGCAATAAATAATATTAATCAATATCTTAATTGCATTCACCATCCATTAATAGTACATTGCTATCATGCTAAAAATAGCCAAAATAATACCCGGCTCGCCTGCCGATACTGGATCAATAAAACCCGGCGATATACTTCTTAAAATCAATGACCATGATGTAGCAGATATAATCGACTACCGCTATCATGAGGCCGATAATATCCTGTTGCTTCAGCTTATACGAAATAGCCGGAAATATAATGTCGAAATCATCAAAGAAATCGACCAGCATGCCGGAATGGAATTTCATCCCGATAAAATAATCCGATGTAAAAATAACTGCATATTTTGTTTCTGTCACAACAATCCCAAACAGCTCCGCCGTACACTGTATATAAAAGATGATGATTACCGCTATTCGTTCCTTCACGGAAGCTTTATTACTTTGACTAATCTCTCGGAACAAGATATCCAGCGGATAATCGACCTGAGGCTGTCGCCGCTGTATGTATCGGTCCAGGCAACCGATGATGCTGTTCGTCGTCTGCTTTTCGGGAAAAAGACTGTGCCGCCGGTCATGCCGATACTCAGGCGTTTTGCCGAAAATAATATTTCGTTTCACTGCCAGGTAGTAATTGTGCCCGGTTATAATGACGGCAAAATCCTTAATAAAACTGCCGCCGACTTAGCCGAATTAAAACCGTATGCCGCCTCGCTGGCGGTTGTGCCGGTAGGACTGACAAAGTTCTCAAACCCAATTCTTAAAACGGTAGGGCCAAAAATATCTGCCGGGCTAATAGGCGATGTTAATAGACTGCGCAAAAAATACGGCCATAAAAACAATCATTTCGCCTATGCCGCAGATGAGCTTTTTATCAACGCCGGTATTGACATTCCCTCCGAAAGCTACTATGATGAATTCCCCCAAATTGAGAATGGAGTCGGGATGGTAAGAGATTTTTTAAATACATTTAAACGAAAATTACCCTCGAAAGTAAAGGGCTGCTGGATAACCGGCAAATCAATGATAAAAATCTGGCGGGGATATATATTGCCCCGATACGGCTTTAAAATCAAACTTATACCGGTATCAAATACGCTTTTCGGCAAAAAGGTTTCCGTCTCAGGCTTATTGCCGGGCAAAGATATTGCTGATAAACTGCGTAAACTGAGATTGAAAAACGAACCTGTAATTATCCCGCCAAATTGCTTGAATGACGACGGGCTTTTAATCGATGACTTCACTATGGACGATATCGAATCGATAACCGGAGCGAAAGTTATTCAGGGCAGCTACAATTTTGGCGAAACCGTGAGAATGGTATCATGAGTATGGACAATATCGAAAGCGATAATATAATTTCAAACCGGCCGATTGTCGCCATAGTAGGCCGTCCCAATGTGGGCAAATCAACGCTGTTTAATCGTATGATAAAACAGCGCAAGGCTATAACTGATGACCGCCCCGGCATAACCCGCGACCGCGTTTACGGCGATTGTTTCTGGAATAAACGCGAATTTATATTAATCGACACGGGCGGTTTTATCCCCCGCAGTTCGGAGATGATTGCCTCGTTAGTAACTCAACAGATAACTTTAGCTATCGACCAATCCGATTTAGTGCTGTTTCTGCTTGATAATAAAGTCGGCGTTCAGACTGTCGATGAGGAAATCGCGGCTATCCTCAAACGCGGCGGGAAACGAGTAGTAGTAGCGGCTAATAAAACCGATTCATTAGAGCAAACTGCCGATACTGCCGAGTTCTATAAATTAGGCTTGGGCGATGTTTATCCTGTTTCGGCCTCAACCGGAATGCGAACCGGCGATCTTCTTGATGCCGTAGCCGCTAAGCTTCCCCCGCCAGTCGAGGAAAGCAAGGCTGAAGACGCTCTAAAAGTCGCCATTGTCGGCCGTCCGAATGTCGGCAAGTCGTCGCTTTACAACGCCATTCTCGGCGAGAAACAGCAGATTGTTACTGAGATACCCGGCACAACCCGCGATTCTGTCGATAGCCTTATTGAAATAAACGGCAAACGCTTCATGTTTATCGATACAGCCGGCCTTCGTCACAAAAGAAGATACCCTGATATCGTCGAGTATTTCTCATCCTTGAGAAGTTTAAGAGCAATTGAACGGTCGGATATTGTGCTGGTAATTGTCGATACCAAAAGGGGAATCACCAATGGCGATATTAAAGTTGCTGCTAATGCCGAATCAATGGGGCGCGGGATAATATTTATCGCCAATAAATGGGACCTGGTTAAGGGAACCGAACAGTTCACATTCAAACAGTCAATCTATGAAAAAACTCCCAGCCTGAAATATATCGATATAGTATTCACCAATGCGCTTAAAGGCATCGGTTTGGAAAAAGTCATCAAAAACATTATAGAGGTCGAGAAACAGTTCAATAAGCGGATTAGCACCTCCGAACTGAATACATTTTTGGAGAAAATAGTCAAGGAGAAGCATCCGCCGGCAAAGGCAGGTAAATTTATCAAATTTTATTATATAACTCAGGCTGAACGTAAACCGCCTACGTTTATAATATTTTGTAATTTCCCCAAATTCATTGAAGAACCATACCAGCGTTATATAACTAATAAACTTAGGCAGGAGTATGGTTTTAGAGGCGCACCGCTTTTAATATTTTTTAAGCCGCGGAAAAAAGAATGATAAGTTTGATAGCGATAGTCATATTATCATACATAGTTGGTTCATTTCCCACCGGTATAGTTTTTGGCAAGCTATTTAAGGGTATCAATGTTCGCCAGTATGGCTCGAAAAATATGGGCGCAACCAATGTCTTTCGCGTGCTCGGCGCCAAACTTGGAATATCTGTACTTCTGTTAGATATGCTGAAAGGGCTTATCGCCACTTTGATTATCAGCAGTATCAATTTGGGTGATTTATCCATAGCTGTTCACTGGCTTAAAATCATTGCCGGCTTCTCCGCAATATTCGGTCATATTTTTCCGGTCTGGATTAAATTCAAAGGCGGTAAAGGCATTGCAGCTGCCGCCGGAGTGTTCTTTGGGCTGATACCTATTGAGGCTGGTTTGGCGATTATGTTTTTTATAATTGTTGTATTTTTTACAAGATATGTATCTTTGGGCTCGATACTGGCATCGATTTTTATACCCTGCGCTTTAGTTGTTGAAAAAATATACCTTGGCGCTCCTATTCATGATTCATATATGATTCTGGCAATAATATTGGCGGTTACCGTATTGATTACACATCGGCAGAATATCAAACGGCTTTTAAGGGGAGAGGAGAATAAATTCGGTAAAAAGCTAAAGGCGTTTAATGTAGTTAATAATGAATAATTGAATGTTATTGATGGTGAAAAAAATAAGCAGGGCAGTCCGCCGCGGCGGACGACTCCTGCCTATTAGAGGCTGTTAATAGTGAGCATAAACGATGATTATATTGGAAACAGAATAGGCAGGTCTCGGAAAGACCTGCCCTACATAGCTACATAGCTGGTGCACGAGGACGTACGCCAGCCACAAATAATTGATAATGGAATTTTATAGATGGCGATAAGATGAGGGATGAATAAATTGAAAAAAATAACGGTATTCGGAGCAGGAAGCTGGGGGATTGCCATCGCAATCTTGATACATCAAAACGGCTATAAAGTTAGCCTCTGGGAGTTTTTCAAGGAAGACTGCGAAAAAATCCGAAAAAACAGAGAACAGCCGGATAAGCTCCCCGGTATAAAAATACCCGCTGA includes:
- the plsY gene encoding glycerol-3-phosphate 1-O-acyltransferase PlsY, translated to MISLIAIVILSYIVGSFPTGIVFGKLFKGINVRQYGSKNMGATNVFRVLGAKLGISVLLLDMLKGLIATLIISSINLGDLSIAVHWLKIIAGFSAIFGHIFPVWIKFKGGKGIAAAAGVFFGLIPIEAGLAIMFFIIVVFFTRYVSLGSILASIFIPCALVVEKIYLGAPIHDSYMILAIILAVTVLITHRQNIKRLLRGEENKFGKKLKAFNVVNNE
- a CDS encoding DUF512 domain-containing protein; translated protein: MLKIAKIIPGSPADTGSIKPGDILLKINDHDVADIIDYRYHEADNILLLQLIRNSRKYNVEIIKEIDQHAGMEFHPDKIIRCKNNCIFCFCHNNPKQLRRTLYIKDDDYRYSFLHGSFITLTNLSEQDIQRIIDLRLSPLYVSVQATDDAVRRLLFGKKTVPPVMPILRRFAENNISFHCQVVIVPGYNDGKILNKTAADLAELKPYAASLAVVPVGLTKFSNPILKTVGPKISAGLIGDVNRLRKKYGHKNNHFAYAADELFINAGIDIPSESYYDEFPQIENGVGMVRDFLNTFKRKLPSKVKGCWITGKSMIKIWRGYILPRYGFKIKLIPVSNTLFGKKVSVSGLLPGKDIADKLRKLRLKNEPVIIPPNCLNDDGLLIDDFTMDDIESITGAKVIQGSYNFGETVRMVS
- the der gene encoding ribosome biogenesis GTPase Der is translated as MSMDNIESDNIISNRPIVAIVGRPNVGKSTLFNRMIKQRKAITDDRPGITRDRVYGDCFWNKREFILIDTGGFIPRSSEMIASLVTQQITLAIDQSDLVLFLLDNKVGVQTVDEEIAAILKRGGKRVVVAANKTDSLEQTADTAEFYKLGLGDVYPVSASTGMRTGDLLDAVAAKLPPPVEESKAEDALKVAIVGRPNVGKSSLYNAILGEKQQIVTEIPGTTRDSVDSLIEINGKRFMFIDTAGLRHKRRYPDIVEYFSSLRSLRAIERSDIVLVIVDTKRGITNGDIKVAANAESMGRGIIFIANKWDLVKGTEQFTFKQSIYEKTPSLKYIDIVFTNALKGIGLEKVIKNIIEVEKQFNKRISTSELNTFLEKIVKEKHPPAKAGKFIKFYYITQAERKPPTFIIFCNFPKFIEEPYQRYITNKLRQEYGFRGAPLLIFFKPRKKE